One window from the genome of Garra rufa chromosome 1, GarRuf1.0, whole genome shotgun sequence encodes:
- the nfe2l1a gene encoding endoplasmic reticulum membrane sensor NFE2L1a: MPDLKKYLTEGLIQVAILLSLAGMRVDVDPYLPTFSEIILGQNSALTQTQFHNLRNILDGYNLHPKSADLDGFFTARRLLNWVRSLDRLQVPAAELEAWLVHREPDNGVSIPAQVGLLEESGGLEDVEEPSELSMRLGNGGELSYEVAENQTLGALGHMSRSLTHPDDEELLKEEGDGLSFFWEEEPQQNVHQEQLENARIQSLSLLNEEEEEEDEFMVDSWRNANPFHNQMFGEDLQLSGVRDTSLSIEECLHLIDASFPSEGDPELTGPVVQNEGEHGLSEFQRPLMSPLLPEQESATLEQQWQDVLAIMESQDMDAAETIGDSPFSDSDRNTGSLENFIHQDVSLHQAALERSTETQNSVTMEEPCCINNRSVPDISLDTSINAEAFEDSDIIDLLLTTGTSLPSPIDPLLEEAMLDEIDLMDLALEELSQAQSEEQNPADSDSGLSLDYSQSPASPSGSESSSSSSSSSHSSLMPEEGAVGYIHIKEEDEDQGYTNIKEEDGAVGGYMPEQTKMCHSSFLEARQFHRLPWLEHIGHDHTYNQPQSQKKSPKDLSDESVKNKMLEHLSSRDEKRARLMDIPFSNEHIVNLPVEEFNRLLAKYRLNEAQLTLIRDIRRRGKNKMAAQNCRRKKLDVLLELECSVDGLRRLRAKLLREKSEILRSIREMKQHLNSLYQEVYERLREEQGLLYSDNNFTLQEDSTSRVTSQRRSDSHSRRKLNKRQKSKK, translated from the exons ATGCCGGATCTGAAGAAGTACCTCACTGAGGGCCTGATCCAAGTAGCTATTCTTCTCAGTCTTGCTGGGATGCGTGTGGACGTGGATCCCTACCTGCCCACATTCAGCGAAATCATTCTAGGCCAAAATTCAGCTCTAACTCAGACTCAGTTCCACAATCTTCGAAACATCCTGGATGGATATAACCTGCATCCTAAAAGCGCAGATCTAGATGGGTTCTTCACAGCTCGCAGGCTTCTGAATTGGGTTCGCTCCCTAGACCGCCTCCAGGTGCCAGCGGCGGAGTTAGAAGCCTGGTTGGTCCACAGGGAGCCTGACAATGGTGTCTCCATTCCAGCTCAAGTGGGACTCCTTGAGGAAAGTGGAGGTCTTGAAGATGTGGAGGAACCCTCAGAGCTAAGCATGAGGTTGGGGAATGGAGGAGAACTGAGTTATGAGGTAGCAGAGAATCAAACCCTTGGAGCTTTGGGGCACATGTCAAGAAGCCTCACCCATCCAGATGACGAAGAACTCCTTAAAGAG GAGGGAGATGGTCTGTCTTTCTTCTGGGAGGAGGAACCTCAGCAAAATGTCCACCAGGAGCAGCTGGAAAATGCAAGAATCCAATCTCTCAGCTTGCTtaatgaagaagaagaagaggaggatgAGTTTATGGTGGATAGCTGGAGAAATGCAAATCCATTTCACAACCAAATGTTCGGAGAGGACCTACAG TTGTCGGGTGTAAGGGATACTTCTCTTTCCATTGAAGAGTGCTTGCATCTCATCGATGCCAGCTTCCCCTCAGAAGGGGATCCAGAG TTGACAGGCCCTGTTGTACAGAATGAAGGAGAACATGGACTTTCAGAGTTTCAGAGGCCACTAATGTCACCCTTGCTTCCTGAACAAGAATCAGCAACATTGGAGCAACAATGGCAAGATGTTTTGGCCATTATGGAATCACAG GACATGGATGCAGCTGAAACAATAGGCGATTCTCCCTTCAGTGATTCAGACAGAAATACTGGATCCCTGGAAAACTTTATTCATCAGGATGTTAGCCTTCACCAAGCCGCTCTGGAAAGATCCACCGAAACACAAAACAGCGTCACCATGGAAGAACCCTGTTGCATTAACAACCGCTCCGTGCCAGACATCAGTTTGGACACATCTATTAATGCCGAAGCTTTTGAAGACTCCGATATCATAGACCTCCTTCTGACTACTGGGACTAGCCTGCCAAGCCCTATAGATCCTCTGCTTGAAGAAGCCATGCTTGATGAGATTGATCTAATGGACCTGGCCCTGGAAGAACTTAGCCAGGCACAGTCTGAAGAGCAAAACCCAGCAGATTCTGACTCTGGTTTATCTCTGGACTACAGTCAAAGCCCTGCCTCTCCTAGTGGATCTGAATCTTCCAGTTCCTCTTCATCTTCATCACACTCTAGTTTGATGCCTGAGGAAGGTGCTGTGGGCTACATCCATATCAAGGAAGAGGATGAAGATCAGGGCTACACCAATATCAAAGAAGAGGATGGAGCTGTAGGCGGGTACATGCCAGAACAAACCAAAATGTGTCATTCAAGCTTCTTGGAAGCCAGGCAGTTCCATCGCCTTCCTTGGCTCGAGCACATCGGACACGATCATACCTACAACCAACCTCAAAGCCAGAAGAAATCTCCAAAAGATCTTTCCGACGAGTCGGTAAAAAACAAAATGCTGGAGCACCTGTCCAGTCGTGATGAGAAACGTGCTCGTTTGATGGATATCCCTTTCTCCAATGAACACATTGTAAACTTACCAGTCGAAGAGTTCAATCGCTTACTAGCAAAATATCGGCTCAACGAGGCTCAGCTTACACTTATCAGAGACATTCGCCGTAGAGGTAAAAACAAAATGGCTGCTCAGAACTGTCGTCGAAAGAAGCTAGATGTCCTGCTGGAGTTGGAGTGCAGCGTGGATGGCCTGCGACGCCTCCGGGCCAAACTGCTCAGGGAAAAATCTGAGATCTTGCGCTCCATCAGAGAGATGAAGCAGCATCTTAACAGCTTGTATCAAGAGGTTTATGAGAGGCTAAGAGAGGAACAGGGACTGCTGTATTCTGATAACAACTTTACTTTGCAGGAAGACAGCACCAGCCGTGTAACATCACAACGCAGATCAGATTCACACTCCAGACGCAAACTTAAcaaaagacaaaaatctaagaagTGA